Proteins encoded by one window of Nicotiana tabacum cultivar K326 chromosome 10, ASM71507v2, whole genome shotgun sequence:
- the LOC142165000 gene encoding uncharacterized protein LOC142165000 codes for MVGYVIERRINKILIDDGYAVNILPIRIMKELGISTEELSESRLMIQGFNQGGQRAIGAINLEITMGDMQSTAWMHMIDAKASYNLLLGRPWIYENKVVPSTYYQCLKYNKDGVKKKIVTDDKPFSEAEAYFTDAKFYLKNHIMKGVKVDDITKAKGKKIVHLFRYVPKVKKDEGESSSLQKGALRELTLPIKQIDTIKLFAKAGYDPNEPSKLGKLPPEATRKANTMKDNEHVVKQSCEGLGYKQPPPIRISIRRASINYITTEDEPAGPNKRPSVFDRLGEPTTRISVFERFGPLKRKKNKSHRNYEKIRRPLPSRVQSISKECQSLVPSRMRQQSELLISCGEVLKVKTRTVVHTREHDEDEESVGSSYHITTNKEQYTSSLRKFDKYLGDASWCGHISFNDDDTQKDEDVEDAPAELEEGIKMTIDALKEVNLGTAEDSRPTYVSALLTTDEENTYVELLKEYKDVFAWSYKEMLGLDSKVAVHHLVVKKGARPVKQAQRRFRPELIPSIEAEVNKLIKAGFFREVKYPSWISSIVPVKKKNGQIRVCVDFRDLNNACPKDEFPLSIPELMIDATTGYEAMPFMDGSSGYNQIRMAPKDEELTAFRTPKGIYYYKVMPFGLKNDGATYQRAMQNIFDDILHKNVECYVDDLVVKSRKRGDHLQDLRMVFERLRRYQLRMNPLKYAFGVTFGKFLGFIVRHRGIEIDQA; via the exons ATGGTGGGTTATGTGATCGAGAGGAGGATAAACAAAATCTTGATAGATGACGGATATGCAGTTAACATTCTTCCCATTCGCATAATGAAAGAACTCGGCATCTCAACTGAAGAACTTTCTGAAAGCCGACTGATGATTCAAGGATTCAATCAAGGAGGACAAAGGGCCATAGGAGCTATCAATCTGGAAATCACCATGGGAGATATGCAATCAACTGCATGGATGCATATGATCGATGCAAAGGCTTCATACAATTTGTTGCTTGGCAGGCCGTGGATATACGAGAATAAAGTTGTCCCATCAACTTACTACcaatgtttgaaatataataaagATGGAGTCAAAAAGAAGATAGTTACTGACGACAAGCCATTCTCTGAAGCCGAGGCATACTTCActgatgcaaagttctacttgaagaaccacaTCATGAAGGGAGTAAAAGTTGATGACATCACGAAggccaaaggcaagaaaatagTTCATTTATTTCGTTACGTCCCAAAAGTGAAGAAAGATGAAGGAGAATCATCAAGCCTCCAAAAAGGTGCACTAAGAGAATTAACCCTTCCTATCAAGCAGATTGATACCATAAA GTTGTTCGCAAAGGCTGGATATGATCCCAATGAACCATCtaagttagggaagctcccacCTGAAGCTACTAGGAAAGCAAACACGATGAAGGATAATGAGCATGTGGTGAAGCAATCATGTGAGGGTCTAGGTTACAAACAACCCCCACCAATTCGCATCTCCATTAGAAGAGCAAGTATTAACTATATCACGACGGAAGATGAACCCGCTGGTCCTAATAAAaggccttctgtctttgatcgacttggagaACCAACTACAAGAATTTCTGTATTTGAGAGGTTTGGGCCATTGAAAAGGAAGAAGAACAAGTCccatagaaattatgaaaaaataagaaGACCTTTGCCATCTAGAGTCCAAAGTATCTCCAAAGAGTGTCAAAGCCTGGTCCCTTCCAGAATGAGGCAACAATCAGAACTTTTGATTTCATGCGGAGAGGTACTCAAAGTGAAGACTCGCACAGTGGTCCACACTAGAGAGCAtgacgaagatgaagaaagtgtaggATCTTCATATCACATTACTACAAATAAGGAGCAATACACTTCATCCCTGAGGAAATTTGACAAATATTTGGGAGATGCCTCTTGGTGTGGCCATATATCTTTTAACGATGATGATACTCAAAAAGACGAAGATGTTGAGGACGCTCCTGCAGAACtagaagaaggaattaaaatgACTATTGATGCATTGAAAGAAGTCAACCTTGGCACTGCAGAAGACTCCAGGCCCACCTATGTAAGTGCCCTATTAACCACAGATGAAGAAAACACTTATGTGGAGCTACTCAAAGAATATAAAGATGTATTTGCTTGGAGCTACAAAGAGATGCTTGGTTTAGATTCTAAGGTAGCAGTTCATCATCTCGTAGTCAAGAAAGGAGCTCGTCCTGTTAAGCAAGCCCAAAGACGCTTCAGGCCAGAATTGATCCCATCAATCGAAGCCGAGGTCAATAAACTTATCAAAGCTGGTTTCTTTCGGGAGGTTAAATATCCTTCATGGATTTCAAGCATTGTTCctgtaaagaagaaaaatggccaAATTCGAGTTTGTGTCGATTTTAGAGACCTCAATAATGCATGCCCTAAGGACGAATTTCCGCTCTCCATTCCAGAGCTTATGATTGATGCCACCACCGGATACGAGGCGATGCCTTTCATGGATGGATCATCTGGCTACAATCAAATACgtatggcaccaaaagatgaagagcttactgcgtTTCGCACTCCTAAAGGCATTTATTACTAcaaagtaatgccttttggcttgaagaatgatGGCGCCACATATCAAAGGGCAATGCAGAATATCTTTGACGACATCCTCCACAAGAATGTGGAATGCTATGTCGATGATTTAGTGGTGAAATCAAGAAAGAGAGGAGACCACTTACAAGACTTAAGAATGGTGTTCGAACGACTCCGGAGATATCAACTTAGAATGAACCCGTTGAAAtatgcctttggagttacttttGGAAAATTCCTTGGCTTCATTGTTCGACATCGAGGGATTGAGATAGATCAAGCCTAA